In the genome of Salinispirillum sp. LH 10-3-1, one region contains:
- a CDS encoding AarF/ABC1/UbiB kinase family protein — translation MSNGKSSPLRTSRLGRIGQFGRLATGLAGGLVAEGARTLASGKRPALRDMMLTPRNLTRIADDMARLRGAAMKVGQLLSMDAGNLLPPELAELLGRLRSQADAMPLHQLSPILVNAWGADWQAHFRRFDQRPMAAASIGQVHYAERLDGTPLAIKVQYPGVKQSIDSDVDNLATLLRVTRLLPDSIELAPLLTEAKLQLHAEADYRREAAAQQRCAARLADDPGLVVSVVQEDLSSDTILAMSFLRGAPLESITAQPQSERNSVVQRLFTLLFRELFEFGEVQTDPNFANFLYLPERGQVGLLDFGATREYAPEAREAYHHLLHSGMHNDTEQMASAARQLGYFAQDIAPAQQTAVLRLFQLACEPLRHDGEYDFGRSDLAQRIRTLGMDLSFEQEYWHSPPVASLFLHRKIAGLFLLAQRLQARVNVRACLPVD, via the coding sequence ATGAGCAACGGAAAATCCAGCCCATTGCGTACCAGTCGGCTTGGCCGTATTGGTCAGTTTGGTCGTTTAGCGACCGGTTTGGCCGGAGGTTTGGTCGCCGAAGGTGCACGCACGCTGGCCAGCGGTAAGCGGCCTGCCCTACGCGATATGATGCTGACCCCGCGCAACCTTACGCGCATTGCTGACGACATGGCACGCTTACGTGGCGCGGCGATGAAAGTGGGCCAGTTGTTATCGATGGACGCTGGCAATCTACTCCCTCCCGAATTAGCGGAACTGCTCGGTCGGCTGCGGTCGCAGGCCGATGCCATGCCACTGCATCAGCTGTCTCCTATCTTGGTAAATGCGTGGGGCGCGGACTGGCAGGCGCATTTTCGGCGTTTTGACCAACGACCCATGGCCGCGGCGTCTATTGGGCAGGTGCATTACGCGGAACGTCTCGATGGCACCCCGTTAGCCATTAAGGTGCAATACCCCGGCGTAAAACAAAGTATCGACAGTGATGTGGACAATCTGGCCACCTTGTTGCGCGTCACGCGCTTGCTGCCAGACAGCATCGAATTGGCACCGCTGTTGACCGAGGCTAAGCTGCAACTGCACGCCGAAGCGGACTATCGTCGTGAAGCGGCGGCGCAACAACGCTGCGCGGCCCGATTGGCAGATGATCCGGGGTTGGTAGTGTCGGTGGTTCAGGAAGATCTCAGCAGTGATACGATTTTGGCGATGTCTTTCTTGCGCGGTGCGCCGCTAGAAAGCATCACGGCGCAACCGCAGTCGGAGCGCAATAGCGTCGTACAACGCTTGTTTACACTCTTATTTCGCGAACTGTTTGAATTTGGCGAGGTGCAAACGGACCCTAATTTCGCCAACTTTCTTTATTTGCCGGAGCGCGGGCAGGTAGGGTTGCTGGACTTCGGTGCGACACGTGAATACGCGCCGGAAGCGCGTGAGGCTTATCATCACCTGTTGCACAGTGGCATGCACAACGATACGGAACAGATGGCCAGTGCTGCTCGACAACTGGGTTATTTCGCGCAAGACATTGCTCCAGCGCAGCAGACAGCGGTGCTTCGGTTGTTTCAGTTAGCGTGCGAGCCGTTACGTCACGACGGCGAATACGATTTCGGGCGTTCCGATTTGGCGCAGCGTATCCGCACCCTCGGCATGGACTTGAGTTTTGAGCAGGAGTACTGGCATTCGCCGCCAGTGGCGTCGTTGTTCTTGCATCGGAAAATTGCGGGGTTGTTCTTGTTGGCGCAGCGGCTGCAGGCCCGCGTGAATGTGCGAGCCTGCTTACCGGTAGACTAG
- a CDS encoding MFS transporter has translation MSFAREKSNVGLLVGSQILFLITSITVMTLSGVVGLHLAPTPALATLPVTGMMLGALVFTLPASLLMKHIGRRVGFLIGASVGGIGGGVVSVAGVVAGSFWLFFVGSLLFGLYQGFATYYRFAAAEVASDTFKPRALSLVMAGGVFAAFLGPWNASHSHGLVSHAMHDAGDMGMAHQLAEATNAGPYLMLALLAGLAVILLSFLRVPQVIEDAAHGAARSFSEISQQVVFRVALLCSVVGYSVMVLVMTATPLAMTAQGFSMNHIATVMQWHVLGMFAPSFFTGSLIVRFGVYRILLTGSLALLLAFATALTGTTFGHFLVALILLGIGWNFLFIGGSNLLTQAHTPAERGTVQGVNDFLIFALVALSSLLSGVLFYAVGWSGIQWLMLPLAGVTGVLVWWYQRARKAESVAA, from the coding sequence ATGAGCTTTGCCCGCGAAAAATCCAACGTCGGCTTACTGGTCGGCAGCCAAATTTTGTTTTTGATCACCTCCATTACCGTTATGACCCTCAGCGGTGTGGTCGGTTTGCATCTGGCGCCAACCCCTGCGCTGGCGACCTTGCCCGTCACCGGCATGATGCTGGGTGCGTTGGTGTTTACTCTACCGGCTTCTCTATTGATGAAGCACATTGGGCGGCGCGTGGGTTTTCTAATCGGAGCCAGTGTTGGCGGTATTGGCGGTGGTGTGGTGAGCGTTGCGGGCGTGGTCGCCGGGTCTTTTTGGTTGTTCTTTGTCGGTAGCCTGCTGTTTGGTTTGTACCAAGGGTTTGCCACCTACTATCGCTTTGCGGCGGCCGAGGTAGCCAGTGATACTTTTAAGCCACGCGCCTTGTCGTTGGTGATGGCTGGCGGCGTATTTGCCGCCTTTTTAGGCCCTTGGAATGCCAGCCATTCGCACGGGTTGGTCAGCCACGCGATGCATGACGCAGGTGATATGGGGATGGCGCACCAACTGGCGGAAGCGACCAACGCCGGGCCCTACTTGATGTTGGCATTATTGGCCGGTTTGGCAGTGATTCTGCTGTCGTTTTTACGCGTACCGCAAGTCATCGAAGATGCTGCACACGGTGCCGCGCGATCCTTCAGCGAAATTTCCCAACAAGTCGTATTTCGCGTCGCCTTGTTGTGCAGTGTCGTCGGCTACAGCGTGATGGTACTGGTGATGACGGCAACACCGCTGGCAATGACCGCGCAAGGGTTTTCAATGAATCACATTGCAACTGTGATGCAGTGGCATGTGCTGGGGATGTTCGCGCCATCGTTTTTTACCGGCTCGCTGATCGTGCGCTTTGGCGTATACCGTATTTTGCTGACCGGCAGCCTAGCCCTGTTGTTGGCGTTCGCCACGGCGTTGACCGGCACCACGTTCGGGCACTTTTTAGTGGCCTTGATACTGCTCGGCATCGGCTGGAACTTCTTATTCATCGGTGGCAGCAATCTGCTGACCCAAGCGCATACCCCGGCCGAGCGCGGTACGGTGCAAGGCGTGAATGACTTTCTGATTTTCGCCTTAGTGGCGCTGAGTTCGTTGCTGTCCGGTGTGTTGTTCTATGCCGTTGGCTGGAGTGGCATTCAGTGGTTGATGCTGCCGTTGGCAGGTGTAACGGGCGTGCTTGTGTGGTGGTATCAGCGAGCGAGAAAAGCTGAAAGTGTGGCTGCATGA
- a CDS encoding sterol desaturase family protein — translation MTLQTLSPLQVAVQWLLFPLLLSVSLFSYVYALNHGWDTEMVVLAITVLSLITALLLERWLPFRRDWNQSKGDIVTDASSAVMLAGLADPLLKFSAPVLVVVLYSAFPSANLYDIWVAPLPLWLQATLVLLSIEFGRYWAHRLHHQITRLWWLHALHHSSQRLYAFNNLRFHPLNYALNFAVSVLPWVLLGLPAEGLLAYLALTQPILMLQHANLNLRHGVLNYLFSTNEVHRWHHSSNVTEANCNYGNALIVWDWVFGTFKYEKNGNEPEVMGLFASSAQQYPVNGSYYQQLTAFCCRR, via the coding sequence ATGACGCTTCAAACTCTTTCTCCGCTCCAAGTGGCCGTGCAGTGGCTGCTGTTTCCGCTGTTGCTGAGTGTCAGTCTGTTCAGTTATGTCTATGCTCTCAATCATGGTTGGGATACCGAAATGGTGGTGCTGGCGATCACCGTACTATCGCTGATTACCGCTTTATTGCTTGAGCGTTGGCTTCCTTTCCGGCGCGACTGGAATCAGAGCAAAGGTGATATTGTGACTGACGCCAGCAGTGCTGTGATGCTGGCGGGCCTTGCCGATCCGCTACTGAAATTCAGTGCACCGGTGTTAGTCGTGGTGCTCTACAGTGCTTTTCCCAGTGCTAACCTTTACGACATTTGGGTCGCACCTCTGCCGCTATGGCTGCAGGCAACACTGGTGTTGCTCAGTATTGAATTCGGGCGCTACTGGGCGCACAGACTACACCACCAAATTACCCGTCTGTGGTGGTTACACGCGCTGCACCACAGCAGTCAGCGCCTCTATGCCTTTAATAACCTAAGGTTTCATCCGCTTAATTACGCCTTGAACTTTGCGGTCAGCGTGCTGCCTTGGGTATTGCTGGGCTTGCCTGCCGAAGGCTTGCTTGCGTACTTGGCATTGACCCAGCCCATACTGATGCTGCAACACGCCAATCTGAATCTGCGACACGGTGTGCTGAATTATCTGTTCAGCACGAACGAAGTACACCGATGGCACCATTCCAGCAATGTAACCGAGGCGAACTGCAATTACGGCAATGCACTGATTGTTTGGGACTGGGTATTTGGCACCTTCAAATACGAGAAAAACGGCAATGAGCCGGAAGTGATGGGTCTTTTCGCCAGCAGTGCGCAACAGTACCCGGTCAATGGCTCATATTATCAACAACTGACGGCGTTTTGCTGCCGACGGTAA
- the chrA gene encoding chromate efflux transporter, with amino-acid sequence MTDHNPPQPAGSVREVFLAFLWLGLTSFGGPIAHLGYFRTEFVERRRWLSETRYAELVTLCQFLPGPASSQVGFALGLMRAGYLGALAAFVAFTLPSALALVLFALGAAWMAGPIGGGIIMGLKVVAVSIVAHAVWGMARNLCPDRARAGIALVAVWIMLAMSGPLGPIAAIVVGAALGLWLTASVDQPVSADVTQADNAAQPVSKWVGIASLSLFALLLVGLPVLVLVNDSALLAVADAFYRAGALVFGGGHVVLPLLQTEIVAPGWVSADAFLAGYGAAQAVPGPLFTFAAYLGTVIPTGFNPLIGATVALLAVFVPGFLLLIGVLPFWHQARQWQSAQAALRGANAAVVGILGAALYTPVWTSTVTNPMAFALALTGFVLLTVGKVPAWGVVILAAVGGVVLL; translated from the coding sequence GTGACTGACCATAACCCCCCACAACCCGCTGGCAGTGTCCGCGAAGTCTTTCTGGCTTTCTTGTGGCTTGGCTTAACGTCCTTCGGTGGCCCCATCGCCCACTTGGGCTACTTCCGTACGGAATTCGTGGAACGCCGCCGTTGGTTGAGCGAAACCCGCTACGCCGAACTCGTTACGCTGTGTCAGTTTCTGCCCGGCCCGGCCAGCAGCCAAGTGGGCTTTGCCTTGGGTTTGATGCGGGCCGGATACTTGGGTGCCCTGGCAGCGTTTGTGGCCTTCACTTTACCTTCCGCACTGGCCTTGGTGCTCTTTGCCTTGGGGGCGGCCTGGATGGCGGGGCCTATCGGCGGCGGCATTATCATGGGCTTGAAAGTCGTGGCCGTTTCCATCGTCGCGCACGCTGTTTGGGGTATGGCTCGTAACCTGTGCCCCGACCGCGCGCGCGCCGGTATTGCCTTGGTCGCGGTATGGATCATGCTCGCCATGAGCGGTCCACTGGGTCCCATCGCGGCGATCGTTGTGGGAGCTGCCTTGGGCCTGTGGTTGACCGCATCGGTCGACCAGCCAGTTAGCGCCGACGTAACGCAAGCGGACAACGCTGCGCAGCCCGTCTCCAAGTGGGTCGGCATTGCCAGTCTGAGTCTGTTTGCTTTATTGCTGGTGGGGTTGCCGGTACTGGTGCTAGTGAACGACAGTGCATTGCTGGCCGTTGCAGACGCCTTTTATCGCGCTGGTGCACTGGTGTTTGGCGGCGGCCACGTCGTGCTGCCGTTGCTGCAAACGGAAATCGTCGCCCCCGGCTGGGTGTCTGCCGACGCCTTTCTGGCTGGCTACGGTGCCGCGCAAGCGGTGCCTGGCCCATTATTCACGTTCGCTGCCTACCTGGGCACCGTAATTCCCACCGGATTTAACCCGCTTATCGGCGCAACCGTTGCCCTGTTGGCTGTGTTCGTTCCCGGCTTTTTGCTGTTGATCGGCGTGTTGCCGTTCTGGCACCAAGCCCGCCAATGGCAATCGGCACAAGCCGCACTGCGCGGCGCCAATGCAGCCGTGGTTGGCATACTCGGTGCTGCGCTCTACACCCCTGTATGGACCAGTACCGTTACCAACCCGATGGCTTTTGCGTTAGCGCTGACAGGCTTTGTGTTGCTTACGGTGGGCAAAGTACCGGCTTGGGGCGTGGTGATCTTAGCCGCTGTGGGCGGGGTGGTTTTGCTGTAG
- a CDS encoding energy-coupling factor transporter transmembrane protein EcfT, whose protein sequence is MISLYLAQRSWLHQVPAGIKLLALAVVSVALFPVTELWLMGFALVVTFALYASTGREALKQLRLLKPLLPLFVLIFLLQWWSIGWVGGLLLVLRMGTLILLANLVTLTTRMDDMMAALRPLFWPLQLLGVQPARIAFAVALLIRFVPVLMAVVHSLLDAWRARGGGKHVWKLAVPLTIQAIRMSDHVAEAIAARGGISPAPPNPTQARKTSTVLTTSTGDTHER, encoded by the coding sequence ATGATCAGCCTCTATTTGGCCCAACGCAGTTGGCTGCATCAGGTACCCGCCGGTATTAAGTTGCTGGCGCTGGCCGTGGTCAGCGTGGCGCTGTTTCCGGTCACGGAATTGTGGCTGATGGGATTCGCCTTGGTAGTGACGTTCGCACTGTATGCCAGTACTGGCCGCGAGGCCCTTAAGCAACTGCGTTTATTGAAGCCGCTGTTGCCTTTGTTCGTGCTGATCTTTCTGTTGCAGTGGTGGTCCATTGGGTGGGTCGGCGGCTTACTCTTGGTACTGCGCATGGGGACGCTGATACTGCTGGCTAACCTGGTCACCCTGACCACGCGCATGGACGACATGATGGCCGCATTGCGCCCACTGTTTTGGCCGCTGCAATTGTTAGGTGTGCAACCGGCGCGCATTGCCTTTGCCGTGGCGCTGCTGATTCGTTTTGTGCCGGTTTTGATGGCGGTGGTGCATAGCCTGCTCGACGCGTGGCGCGCTCGAGGTGGTGGCAAGCACGTATGGAAACTCGCAGTACCACTGACCATTCAAGCCATTCGGATGTCTGATCATGTGGCGGAAGCCATTGCGGCGCGTGGCGGTATCAGTCCCGCGCCACCGAACCCAACACAAGCCAGAAAAACCTCAACCGTATTAACCACCTCCACAGGAGACACACATGAAAGATAA
- a CDS encoding ABC transporter ATP-binding protein: MPTDTVLTSPNTTPNVSTGVSLSGVSLKREGKTVLKDITLALAEPRIGLVGHNGSGKSSLVRLLNGLLQTDAGSIEVHGVSPKQGPEKMSAHVGFIFQNPDHQLIFPTVLEELAFGLRNQGHSRQEAELLSFDFLDRYDRAEWAERPVHSLSDGQKQLVCIFAVLLLQPKLLILDEPFSALDLPTRYQLLDLLASLPQQVIMISHELETFSDFDRILWLDHGSVRMDDTPPTVLAAYQAHARAASNR, translated from the coding sequence ATGCCAACCGACACCGTTTTGACGTCACCCAACACGACACCCAATGTGTCTACAGGTGTATCTCTGTCTGGCGTGTCCTTAAAGCGCGAAGGCAAAACCGTGTTAAAGGATATTACGCTGGCGCTTGCGGAGCCACGTATTGGTCTGGTGGGGCATAACGGTTCGGGCAAGAGTTCGTTGGTTCGTCTGCTGAACGGCCTCCTGCAAACAGATGCGGGCAGCATAGAGGTACATGGCGTGAGCCCCAAGCAGGGACCAGAAAAGATGTCCGCCCATGTCGGTTTTATTTTTCAGAACCCCGACCATCAGTTAATTTTCCCAACGGTGTTGGAAGAGCTGGCGTTTGGACTGCGTAATCAAGGGCATTCGCGCCAAGAGGCAGAGCTGCTGAGCTTCGATTTTCTGGATCGCTACGATCGCGCCGAATGGGCAGAACGCCCGGTTCATTCTCTGTCGGACGGGCAAAAGCAGTTGGTATGCATTTTTGCTGTACTGCTCCTACAGCCCAAGCTGCTGATTCTCGACGAACCCTTTTCGGCGCTCGACTTGCCCACGCGCTACCAACTGCTCGATTTGCTGGCGAGCCTGCCGCAACAAGTCATCATGATCAGCCATGAGCTGGAAACCTTTTCTGACTTCGACCGGATTTTGTGGCTAGACCATGGCAGCGTGCGCATGGACGATACGCCACCAACGGTGCTGGCCGCCTATCAAGCCCACGCCCGGGCAGCCAGCAACCGATGA
- a CDS encoding MBL fold metallo-hydrolase produces the protein MIFRQLYDATSSTYTYLLADEQSHEAIIIDPVFEQAQRDLSLLDELGLSLKLILDTHVHADHVTAAWLLKQKTGAQIANAAVNNAAQVDIPLHHGDRVDVSGVVLEVRATPGHTAGCLSYVLTDHSMVFTGDAVLIRGCGRSDFQQGNAATLFKSITEQIFSLPDDCKIYPAHDYQGRTVSTVAEEKAFNARAGGGAVEADFVGYMDAMKLPHPKKIAEALPANLRSGMPEDGQLPAEPDWAELRITFSGVPEVEPEWVVRHRQDVTLLDVREPDELVDGERVEGAITIPLGQLRDRVAEVPSDKPVVALCRSGRRSAMAVSILKEAKHDRVANVRGGMLRWHEQVAAV, from the coding sequence ATGATCTTTCGTCAGCTCTATGATGCAACCTCGTCAACGTACACCTATTTACTCGCCGACGAACAGAGTCACGAAGCCATCATCATCGACCCCGTCTTTGAGCAAGCACAGCGTGATCTCTCCTTGTTGGACGAGCTGGGCCTGTCCCTCAAGTTGATTCTCGATACTCATGTGCACGCCGACCACGTAACAGCTGCTTGGCTATTGAAGCAGAAAACCGGCGCGCAGATCGCCAACGCTGCGGTGAACAATGCCGCGCAGGTCGATATTCCCTTACACCACGGTGACCGAGTGGACGTGTCCGGTGTGGTTTTGGAAGTGCGGGCGACCCCGGGACATACCGCTGGGTGCTTAAGTTACGTGCTGACTGATCACAGCATGGTGTTCACGGGCGATGCCGTATTGATTCGAGGCTGTGGCAGAAGCGACTTCCAGCAAGGCAATGCCGCCACGCTGTTTAAGTCCATTACCGAACAAATTTTTAGCCTGCCGGACGACTGCAAAATCTACCCCGCGCACGATTACCAAGGCCGCACGGTGTCGACGGTGGCGGAAGAGAAAGCCTTTAATGCGCGCGCCGGTGGCGGGGCAGTTGAAGCCGATTTTGTGGGCTATATGGACGCGATGAAACTGCCCCATCCGAAGAAGATTGCCGAAGCTCTACCGGCGAACTTGCGCTCCGGCATGCCGGAAGATGGCCAATTACCCGCCGAACCCGATTGGGCCGAGCTGCGCATCACCTTCAGCGGTGTGCCTGAAGTCGAACCCGAGTGGGTGGTGCGTCATCGTCAGGACGTGACCTTGTTAGACGTTCGCGAGCCGGATGAATTGGTCGATGGCGAGCGGGTAGAAGGCGCCATTACCATTCCTTTGGGGCAGTTGCGTGACCGTGTGGCGGAAGTGCCCAGCGACAAACCGGTCGTGGCGTTGTGTCGTTCCGGTCGCCGCTCGGCCATGGCCGTGAGCATCTTGAAAGAAGCAAAACACGACCGCGTCGCCAATGTGCGTGGTGGTATGCTGCGCTGGCATGAACAGGTGGCCGCGGTATAG
- a CDS encoding MFS transporter translates to MTTSATHTFGINANRAQFILQLAQVLLVGLTIGLLRTVVPALAESEYGVPADSFMLLSTFVLAFGVVKGAMNFIAGRLSERIGRKPVLLLGWMIGLPIPMLVFWAPSWGWVVFATVLLGVNQGLTWSMTQTIKLDITHGNQRGLTIGLNEFAGYAGVALAGIATAYLATLLGARMGLLVFGLVVMVLALVATFAVVESLPWAHEATRQHAAGENQGPMPRYPKDVSTQPSTWEVFAIMSWRDRRLAAISQAGLVEKFVDALVWIIYPVFLYQQGLTLPQVGWVIGIYGVVWGASQLITGPLSDRIGRQKPNVTGMLLTGAGVALMVLGDGMLWWSFSAAITGFGMALLYPNLSAAVADITPPNWRGSAIGIYRFWRDLGYAIGAAGIGIVAVLFNSMTAAFWFVAVSMLFSALWLAWQGEETHPVLKV, encoded by the coding sequence ATGACCACATCCGCTACTCACACCTTTGGGATCAACGCCAATAGAGCACAGTTCATCCTGCAACTGGCGCAAGTACTGCTGGTGGGTTTAACCATTGGTCTGCTGCGCACGGTTGTTCCTGCTTTGGCTGAATCGGAATACGGCGTCCCCGCCGACTCCTTCATGCTGCTCAGTACCTTTGTGCTGGCCTTCGGTGTGGTCAAAGGCGCGATGAACTTCATCGCCGGGCGGTTGTCTGAGCGCATTGGCCGTAAGCCGGTGTTGCTGTTGGGGTGGATGATCGGCCTGCCGATTCCTATGTTGGTGTTCTGGGCACCGAGCTGGGGCTGGGTGGTGTTCGCTACGGTCTTACTGGGGGTGAATCAGGGCTTAACCTGGTCGATGACCCAAACCATCAAGCTAGATATTACCCACGGCAACCAGCGTGGCCTGACCATTGGATTGAATGAATTCGCCGGTTACGCCGGTGTTGCCCTCGCTGGCATTGCCACCGCCTATTTAGCGACCTTGTTAGGCGCGCGCATGGGCCTGCTGGTGTTCGGTTTGGTGGTCATGGTGCTCGCACTGGTTGCGACCTTTGCTGTGGTCGAATCCTTGCCGTGGGCGCACGAAGCGACACGCCAACACGCGGCCGGAGAAAACCAAGGGCCAATGCCGCGTTACCCTAAAGACGTCAGCACCCAACCGAGCACGTGGGAAGTGTTCGCCATCATGAGTTGGCGCGACCGCCGCCTTGCCGCCATTAGCCAAGCCGGTCTGGTGGAGAAGTTTGTCGATGCCTTGGTGTGGATCATCTACCCCGTATTTCTGTATCAGCAAGGGCTCACTTTGCCGCAAGTGGGTTGGGTAATCGGTATTTACGGTGTGGTTTGGGGTGCTTCGCAGTTGATCACCGGCCCCTTGTCCGACCGCATCGGTCGACAAAAGCCCAACGTCACCGGCATGTTGCTTACGGGTGCCGGTGTCGCCTTGATGGTGCTGGGTGACGGTATGCTGTGGTGGAGTTTTTCTGCTGCCATAACGGGCTTCGGCATGGCGTTGCTGTACCCAAATCTGTCGGCCGCTGTAGCCGACATTACCCCGCCGAACTGGCGTGGCTCAGCCATCGGCATCTATCGCTTTTGGCGCGACCTGGGTTACGCCATCGGTGCCGCCGGTATTGGCATCGTCGCGGTGCTGTTCAACAGCATGACCGCCGCCTTCTGGTTCGTGGCGGTGTCGATGTTGTTTTCTGCACTTTGGTTGGCATGGCAGGGGGAGGAAACGCACCCTGTTTTGAAGGTTTAG
- a CDS encoding biotin transporter BioY, which yields MKDKILVQIALYAALIAALGFIPPVPFVTGIPITAQTLGVMLAGVMLGPWRGAAAMLLFIFVVALGAPLLSGGRGGLGVFVSPTAGFAIGFPFAAFATGYMALWLRRLPTFPAALIASLFGGIVVLYVFGIVGFKLVSGREWWDATTVMAVFIPGDLVKAVITGLVAQAVVRGLPGAVATRPVDAA from the coding sequence ATGAAAGATAAGATTTTGGTGCAGATTGCACTGTACGCTGCACTGATCGCGGCTCTTGGTTTTATTCCCCCCGTGCCCTTTGTTACCGGCATTCCCATCACCGCGCAAACACTAGGCGTGATGCTGGCCGGTGTGATGCTCGGCCCTTGGCGCGGTGCAGCGGCCATGCTGCTGTTCATCTTTGTGGTCGCGCTGGGTGCGCCGCTGTTGTCTGGTGGCCGTGGTGGTTTGGGCGTGTTTGTCAGCCCCACTGCTGGCTTCGCCATTGGTTTTCCGTTCGCGGCATTTGCCACCGGCTACATGGCATTGTGGTTACGTCGTTTGCCGACTTTCCCGGCAGCGTTAATCGCCTCATTATTCGGCGGTATCGTCGTCCTTTACGTATTCGGTATTGTAGGCTTTAAGCTGGTGTCAGGACGCGAATGGTGGGATGCCACCACGGTGATGGCGGTGTTTATCCCTGGTGACTTAGTGAAAGCAGTGATTACCGGCTTGGTGGCGCAAGCCGTGGTGCGTGGTTTACCGGGTGCTGTTGCGACCCGGCCGGTAGACGCCGCCTAA
- a CDS encoding MerR family transcriptional regulator: MFIGELAKRCGVSTKALRHYESLGLLGPVRRQGKYRVYDQATLHRVRFIKTVQNLGYRLTEIQTALQQQAGGEPSWQAILDLIEQKQTALNQQMATLAQQNQALAEHRRTIERCLQQDPHCKKPLYPA, encoded by the coding sequence ATGTTTATTGGTGAACTGGCAAAACGGTGCGGCGTTTCTACCAAAGCACTGCGCCATTATGAAAGCTTGGGCTTGCTGGGCCCTGTGCGCCGCCAAGGCAAGTATCGAGTGTACGATCAAGCTACCCTGCACCGCGTACGATTTATTAAAACCGTGCAAAATCTTGGTTACCGGCTTACGGAAATTCAAACCGCCTTGCAGCAACAGGCAGGTGGGGAACCTTCTTGGCAGGCCATTCTCGACCTGATTGAACAAAAGCAAACTGCGTTGAACCAGCAAATGGCAACGCTGGCGCAGCAGAATCAAGCGCTGGCCGAGCACCGTCGCACCATAGAGCGATGTCTGCAGCAAGATCCGCATTGTAAAAAGCCTCTTTACCCTGCTTGA
- a CDS encoding DCC1-like thiol-disulfide oxidoreductase family protein has protein sequence MNNVGEVLVVYDKQCPACDYYCNMVCIKESVGRVVLVDAREGGPVMDEITARGLDIDQGMVVKVGSELYYGSDAINVLALMGTNKGLFNRLAYWSFRSRTLARVLYPVLRACRNLLLKILGKTKINNLGMGGNDRF, from the coding sequence ATGAATAACGTCGGTGAAGTACTGGTGGTCTATGACAAGCAGTGTCCAGCTTGTGACTACTACTGCAACATGGTGTGTATTAAAGAGTCGGTGGGCCGCGTTGTGCTCGTCGATGCACGTGAAGGCGGTCCGGTGATGGATGAAATTACGGCGCGGGGTTTGGATATCGACCAGGGTATGGTGGTTAAGGTCGGCAGCGAGCTTTACTACGGGTCGGATGCCATCAACGTGCTGGCCCTGATGGGGACCAACAAAGGGCTCTTTAACCGCTTGGCCTATTGGTCGTTTCGCTCCCGAACCCTAGCCAGAGTGCTCTATCCGGTACTGCGTGCTTGCCGTAATCTGTTGCTGAAGATCCTAGGAAAGACGAAGATCAATAACTTAGGAATGGGCGGTAACGATCGTTTCTAA
- a CDS encoding cytidine deaminase, with translation MSTEEELYKVAVSLIEKRYPSGFGGAAAMKTKSGKILTSVAPETKNDALSLCMEVGACLEAHKLNDAITHSICVCRENEQAEYLILTPCGICQERLSHWGGDVQVAVSTPENTLLFKELRELMPYHWSIVNGKRL, from the coding sequence TTGAGTACCGAAGAAGAGCTCTACAAGGTTGCAGTCTCTTTGATCGAAAAGCGCTATCCGTCAGGGTTTGGCGGTGCAGCTGCCATGAAAACCAAGTCGGGGAAAATTCTGACCAGTGTGGCCCCTGAAACTAAGAATGATGCACTCTCTTTATGCATGGAAGTAGGTGCCTGCCTAGAGGCCCATAAACTGAACGACGCGATTACCCATTCAATTTGCGTTTGTCGGGAAAATGAACAGGCAGAATATTTGATTCTCACACCTTGTGGTATATGCCAAGAGCGACTGTCTCATTGGGGTGGCGATGTGCAGGTGGCGGTAAGCACCCCCGAGAACACACTGTTGTTTAAGGAGCTGCGAGAGCTGATGCCCTATCATTGGTCTATAGTGAACGGAAAGCGGCTTTAG